The following proteins are co-located in the Myxocyprinus asiaticus isolate MX2 ecotype Aquarium Trade chromosome 18, UBuf_Myxa_2, whole genome shotgun sequence genome:
- the LOC127455757 gene encoding cytochrome P450 1A1-like, which translates to MALMVLPVLGPISVSESLVAIVTICIVYLIMRLMRTKIPEGLQKLPGPKPLPIIGNVLEVGNNPHLSLTAMSKCYGSVYQIQIGMRPVVVLSGNETIRQALLKQGEEFSGRPELYSTKFISDGKSLAFSTDQVGVWRARRKLALSALRSFATVQGESAEYSCALEEHVIKEGLYLIERLHTVMKADGSFDPFRHIVVSVANVICGICFGRRYSHDDEELVGLVTMSDEFGKIVGSGNPSDFIPFLRFLPSKSMKKFLDINARFSNFIQKIVKDHYDTFDKDNIRDITDSLIDHCEDRKLDENSNVQVSDEKIVGIVNDLFGAGFDTISTALSWAVVYLVAYPEIQERLYKELNEKIGMDRTPCLSDRSEMPLLEAFILEIFRHSSFLPFTIPHCTTKDTSLNGYFIPKDTCVFVNQWQVNHDPKLWKDPSSFNPDRFLSADGTELNKTEGEKVMVFGLGKRRCIGEAIGRIEVFLFLAILLQRLKFSIIPGEMLDMTPEYGLTMKHKRCQLQVTPQPGFELNSAAS; encoded by the exons ATGGCGCTGATGGTTCTGCCGGTGTTGGGCCCCATCTCAGTGTCTGAGAGTCTTGTGGCCATCGTAACGATATGCATCGTGTATCTCATCATGCGCCTCATGCGCACTAAGATTCCAGAAGGACTCCAGAAGCTTCCCGGTCCAAAACCTCTTCCCATAATCGGAAACGTCCTGGAAGTGGGGAACAATCCACACCTCAGTCTGACTGCCATGAGTAAGTGCTACGGCTCCGTCTACCAAATCCAGATTGGCATGCGCCCGGTGGTGGTGCTCAGCGGAAACGAGACCATCCGCCAGGCGCTCCTCAAACAGGGCGAGGAATTCTCTGGGCGACCTGAGCTCTACAGCACCAAATTCATCAGTGATGGGAAGAGCCTAGCCTTCAGCACGGATCAGGTCGGAGTGTGGCGTGCCCGCCGTAAACTAGCACTGAGTGCTCTGAGGTCCTTTGCAACAGTGCAAGGAGAAAGCGCTGAATATTCTTGTGCTCTTGAGGAGCATGTTATCAAAGAGGGACTCTATCTGATAGAAAGATTACACACTGTCATGAAGGCTGATGGGAGCTTCGATCCTTTCCGTCACATCGTGGTATCCGTGGCCAATGTGATCTGCGGAATATGTTTTGGCCGTCGTTACAGCCACGATGACGAAGAGCTAGTGGGTTTGGTCACCATGAGCGATGAGTTTGGGAAGATTGTGGGTAGTGGCAACCCTTCAGATTTTATCCCATTCCTGCGATTCCTGCCCAGCAAATCCATGAAGAAGTTCCTGGACATCAATGCTCGATTCAGTAACTTCATACAGAAGATTGTGAAGGACCATTATGACACTTTCGACAAG GACAACATCCGTGACATCACCGATTCGCTCATCGACCACTGCGAAGACAGAAAGCTGGATGAGAACTCAAATGTCCAAGTGTCCGATGAGAAGATTGTTGGAATCGTCAATGACCTATTTGGAGCTG GTTTTGACACTATCAGTACAGCTCTCTCCTGGGCTGTTGTCTATCTAGTGGCTTACCCCGAGATCCAGGAAAGACTATATAAAGAACTGA ATGAAAAGATCGGAATGGACCGTACGCCATGTCTGTCAGACAGATCTGAAATGCCGCTGCTCGAGGCTTTTATTCTGGAGATCTTCCGCCATTCATCTTTCCTTCCGTTCACAATCCCTCACTG taCCACCAAAGACACATCACTCAATGGATACTTCATTCCCAAAGACACCTGTGTGTTTGTTAACCAGTGGCAAGTCAACCATGACCC AAAACTTTGGAAAGATCCATCCTCCTTTAACCCTGATCGGTTCCTTAGTGCAGACGGTACAGAACTCAACAAGACTGAAGGAGAAAAGGTGATGGTTTTCGGCTTGGGGAAGCGCCGCTGCATCGGAGAGGCCATCGGACGCATCGAGGTCTTTCTGTTCCTGGCCATCCTGCTGCAGAGGTTAAAGTTCAGCATTATACCAGGAGAAATGCTGGATATGACACCCGAGTATGGGCTCACCATGAAACACAAGCGCTGTCAGCTGCAGGTCACGCCGCAGCCTGGGTTTGAACTAAATAGCGCTGCATCGTGA